In Paenibacillus sp. G2S3, a single window of DNA contains:
- the phnW gene encoding 2-aminoethylphosphonate--pyruvate transaminase — MNNYKLLTPGPLTTTNTVKEQMLFDRCTWDQDYKNTTQQIRSRLLDLARATNEEYTAVLMQGSGTFAVESVLTTAISADDKLLIITNGAYGERIVQMAQYIGLHYRVYSALYNEFPQEAELRGILKEDPAITHIAMVHCETTTGILNPLEMISQLAKAYDKTLIIDAMSSFGGIEIDVPGLEIDYLISSANKCIQGVPGFGFVIAKLDKLLTCKGNARSLSLDLYDQWKAMDADGKWRYTSPTHVVAAFSKAIEELIEEGGIPARAARYQNNNRVLRERLARIGIEAYISDDKQSPIITTFLFPNETFSFEDFYEYVKEKGYVLYPGKLTEHDTFRIGNIGEIYEEDIQSLCNIIEAYMGGMTQ, encoded by the coding sequence ATGAACAACTATAAATTGCTGACACCCGGTCCATTGACAACTACTAACACGGTCAAAGAGCAAATGCTCTTTGACCGTTGTACTTGGGACCAGGACTATAAGAACACTACACAACAAATCAGATCCAGACTTCTGGATTTGGCAAGGGCAACGAACGAGGAATATACGGCAGTTCTCATGCAGGGTAGTGGTACGTTTGCAGTGGAATCTGTGCTGACTACGGCGATCTCAGCGGATGATAAGCTTTTGATTATTACAAACGGTGCCTACGGAGAACGTATTGTGCAAATGGCGCAATATATCGGACTCCATTATCGTGTGTATAGTGCCCTATATAATGAATTCCCCCAAGAGGCAGAGCTTAGAGGGATTCTTAAAGAGGACCCAGCCATTACGCACATTGCGATGGTGCATTGCGAGACGACGACAGGGATTCTTAACCCGCTTGAGATGATCTCACAACTGGCAAAAGCCTACGATAAAACATTAATTATCGACGCGATGAGCAGCTTCGGTGGAATAGAGATTGATGTACCTGGGCTTGAAATTGACTATTTAATCAGCAGCGCCAATAAATGTATTCAGGGTGTTCCGGGGTTTGGGTTTGTCATTGCAAAGCTGGATAAGCTGCTCACATGTAAAGGGAATGCACGTAGTCTATCACTTGATCTATACGATCAATGGAAGGCGATGGACGCGGATGGGAAATGGCGCTATACGTCTCCGACCCATGTAGTGGCTGCATTTTCGAAGGCGATTGAAGAACTGATCGAAGAAGGCGGCATTCCTGCAAGGGCAGCAAGATACCAGAATAATAACCGCGTACTGAGAGAGAGACTTGCGAGAATAGGAATAGAGGCGTATATCTCAGACGATAAGCAATCTCCTATAATAACCACCTTTCTTTTTCCGAACGAGACGTTTAGCTTTGAAGATTTCTATGAATATGTGAAAGAAAAGGGCTACGTCCTCTATCCAGGCAAATTAACGGAGCACGACACCTTCCGGATTGGGAATATTGGTGAAATTTACGAAGAAGATATTCAGAGCTTATGTAATATTATCGAAGCATACATGGGAGGAATGACACAATGA
- the phnX gene encoding phosphonoacetaldehyde hydrolase, which yields MNQVEGVILDWAGTAVDFGCFAPVNVFLDIFREAGIEVTMQQARAPMGMLKIDHIRAMLSMPRVGALWEEKFGRAFTEQDVENLYAEFEPALMASLSEYTDPIPQVIETVQVLRSQGLKIGSTTGYTQSMMDVVIPNAARKGYQPDYVITPDGTHSLGRPYPYMIYHNMEALKLSAAWKVVKVGDTISDIQEGVNAGVWSVGVIIGSSEMGLSQEEFNALSDVEKETVISATQTSFIQNGADFTIQSMSELPQLIGRINVLISQGIRPYAR from the coding sequence ATGAATCAAGTCGAAGGCGTAATTCTGGATTGGGCAGGAACAGCGGTTGATTTTGGCTGCTTTGCACCGGTGAATGTGTTCCTTGATATTTTCCGGGAAGCTGGGATTGAAGTTACGATGCAGCAAGCAAGAGCCCCTATGGGGATGCTGAAAATAGATCATATCCGCGCGATGTTATCCATGCCAAGAGTAGGTGCTTTGTGGGAAGAGAAATTTGGCAGAGCTTTTACTGAACAGGATGTAGAGAACCTGTATGCTGAATTCGAACCGGCCCTGATGGCATCCTTATCCGAATATACCGATCCGATTCCGCAGGTCATTGAGACCGTCCAAGTGCTCAGAAGCCAGGGATTAAAGATTGGCTCGACCACTGGATATACCCAATCCATGATGGATGTTGTGATTCCAAATGCCGCTAGGAAGGGATACCAACCGGATTATGTAATCACGCCAGATGGGACGCATTCACTGGGAAGACCTTACCCTTATATGATTTATCATAATATGGAAGCTTTAAAGCTATCGGCAGCATGGAAGGTTGTTAAGGTAGGTGATACGATTTCAGACATTCAAGAAGGCGTTAATGCAGGCGTCTGGTCTGTAGGTGTAATTATTGGAAGCTCTGAAATGGGCTTAAGCCAGGAGGAATTTAATGCACTTTCAGACGTGGAGAAGGAAACGGTGATCTCTGCGACACAGACCTCTTTTATACAAAATGGCGCAGACTTTACGATTCAATCGATGAGTGAGCTGCCTCAGCTAATTGGGCGAATCAATGTCCTGATTTCTCAAGGAATCAGACCTTATGCGAGATAA
- a CDS encoding aspartate aminotransferase family protein codes for MRDNYELKREGDINFSPLRTEWMTQLSAVSMERIEADERAYMRQSMSTPCLNSIVDAEGCYITDVNGRKYLDFHGNSIHQIGYKNPYVTEALKKQLDELPFIPRRFTADIAVKAAEALINKTTSKDYKVLFTPSGSAAVGLALKIARKWTGKHKVISMWESFHGAGLDTIAVGGEYVFKKDMGPQMPGMLKAIPFNGYRNLLGSHSHEAVATFCLDYLEYMIQHEGEIGAILLEPIRATDTHIPPISYFTRLRKICDEYGILLIFDEIPTALMRSGRFYVHQNFEIEPDILVLGKGLGGGVIPQAAVLTRTQYDCVGDISLGHYTHEKPALGSAAICATIDYIDDLNLQEQCIGRSEFVRGKLEALSAKHACIGDIRIAGLLISIELVNSRDTKEKNEELAERVLYYCLEKGLSFKLAGGNCITWHPPLIVSEEQLTFAVNLLDEGLSKFS; via the coding sequence ATGCGAGATAATTATGAGCTGAAAAGGGAAGGCGACATCAACTTTAGCCCCTTGCGGACAGAGTGGATGACCCAGCTTAGCGCTGTGAGTATGGAGCGGATCGAAGCGGATGAGCGTGCATATATGCGACAATCCATGTCAACGCCGTGCTTGAACAGCATCGTAGATGCTGAGGGATGTTATATCACAGATGTGAATGGACGCAAATATCTTGATTTTCATGGAAATAGCATTCATCAGATTGGTTATAAGAATCCTTACGTAACTGAAGCTTTAAAAAAACAGCTCGACGAGCTACCGTTTATTCCAAGAAGATTTACAGCAGATATTGCGGTGAAAGCTGCAGAAGCTTTAATCAACAAAACGACTTCAAAGGACTATAAAGTACTTTTCACTCCATCCGGGAGTGCAGCTGTAGGTCTTGCCCTTAAGATTGCTCGCAAATGGACGGGAAAACATAAGGTCATCTCCATGTGGGAGTCTTTTCATGGCGCGGGACTGGACACGATCGCTGTAGGTGGGGAGTATGTGTTTAAAAAGGATATGGGCCCGCAAATGCCAGGGATGCTGAAAGCCATTCCCTTTAACGGATACCGCAACCTGCTGGGAAGTCATTCCCATGAAGCAGTGGCTACCTTCTGCCTCGACTATCTGGAATATATGATTCAGCATGAGGGAGAGATCGGGGCGATCTTACTGGAGCCTATTCGGGCGACGGATACGCATATCCCGCCTATCTCTTATTTCACAAGATTAAGAAAAATATGTGATGAATATGGGATTCTGCTGATTTTTGATGAGATTCCAACAGCGCTTATGCGAAGCGGAAGGTTCTACGTCCATCAGAATTTTGAGATCGAACCGGACATCCTTGTGCTGGGTAAAGGGTTAGGTGGAGGGGTGATCCCGCAAGCGGCGGTGCTTACCAGAACGCAATATGATTGTGTAGGGGATATATCTTTGGGTCACTATACCCATGAGAAACCGGCGTTAGGAAGTGCGGCGATCTGTGCCACCATCGATTATATCGATGACTTAAATCTGCAGGAACAATGTATCGGCCGGTCTGAATTTGTAAGAGGAAAGCTTGAGGCTCTGTCGGCTAAACATGCTTGCATAGGAGATATTCGAATCGCTGGATTACTGATCTCCATTGAACTTGTGAATTCCAGAGACACCAAAGAGAAGAATGAGGAATTAGCTGAGCGAGTCCTATATTATTGCTTGGAGAAGGGTCTTTCTTTTAAATTGGCTGGAGGGAACTGCATCACTTGGCATCCCCCGCTTATTGTATCTGAAGAGCAATTAACATTTGCAGTTAACCTTCTGGATGAGGGATTGAGTAAATTTAGTTGA
- a CDS encoding DUF6468 domain-containing protein has protein sequence MGNPLKELKNSVNGLKQSLDGVKQSVEGLKEPIDEMKGNIQITLEQAKDRSAEFKSEINRMKECVEETKLVVNEAKQTVMEAGEVLYTQKRYKRLLNRNRKTKPAKAGSR, from the coding sequence GTGGGAAATCCATTGAAGGAATTAAAGAATAGTGTGAACGGTCTGAAGCAGTCCCTTGACGGAGTTAAACAATCGGTAGAGGGATTGAAGGAACCAATAGATGAGATGAAGGGGAATATCCAGATCACGTTGGAGCAGGCGAAGGATAGATCAGCAGAATTCAAATCGGAGATCAATCGTATGAAGGAATGTGTAGAGGAAACTAAGCTGGTTGTAAATGAGGCGAAGCAAACGGTAATGGAGGCGGGCGAAGTGCTATACACCCAGAAACGCTATAAAAGATTGTTGAACCGAAACCGAAAAACGAAGCCTGCAAAGGCAGGCAGTCGTTAA
- a CDS encoding UvrB/UvrC motif-containing protein — protein MNDGGVTIDLSEKLKSLPLTPGVYLMKDGLGHIIYVGKAKQLKRRVKSYFQNSKSHSPKVKQLVRHIKDLDIILTDTEFEAFMLECKLIKEIKPMYNRKMKNPQAYTYIVIGADDKIRSLEITYDPDVQKGNLIWGPYTSRSTVERAVQGIKESSKILCSNPSFKNSLCLNHSLGLCIGMCAGGEAAVQYNTIIDKVIALLNGTDSSLLVEMEQQMTKAAEQFDFETAAKYRDYIGAISFLNHKEKVIEFAAENQNIAILEAMDEQTLKLILLKGNRILTHTKLEYAQPDITYLQSVITSAIMDAFCGELNQAPAAITRHEIDEAQIIYSYLKSSSCSYIIVQEDWLAADNHSRLDTAVDELLRIFLNAAPAHSYNF, from the coding sequence TTGAATGACGGAGGGGTTACTATCGATTTATCAGAGAAACTAAAGAGCCTTCCCCTGACTCCCGGCGTGTATCTCATGAAGGATGGCCTCGGCCATATTATATATGTAGGTAAGGCGAAGCAGTTGAAACGGAGAGTGAAATCGTATTTTCAAAACTCGAAGTCTCATTCCCCAAAGGTAAAACAGCTCGTTCGGCATATTAAAGATTTGGATATTATCCTTACAGATACCGAATTCGAAGCTTTTATGCTAGAGTGCAAATTAATTAAAGAAATAAAGCCCATGTACAATAGAAAAATGAAAAATCCACAGGCCTATACGTATATCGTAATAGGAGCAGACGACAAGATACGTTCGTTAGAGATAACCTATGATCCTGATGTCCAGAAAGGGAACCTGATTTGGGGGCCCTACACGAGTAGAAGTACCGTGGAAAGAGCCGTGCAAGGCATCAAGGAAAGCTCAAAAATCCTTTGCAGCAATCCTAGCTTCAAAAATTCTTTATGCCTGAACCATTCGCTTGGCTTATGCATAGGGATGTGTGCAGGCGGCGAAGCCGCTGTTCAATATAATACAATCATTGATAAAGTCATAGCCCTACTAAATGGAACGGATTCCAGCCTCCTTGTGGAGATGGAGCAACAGATGACTAAAGCAGCAGAGCAATTTGACTTCGAAACCGCCGCCAAATACAGGGATTATATCGGAGCCATCAGCTTCCTGAATCACAAAGAGAAGGTTATCGAATTCGCCGCAGAGAATCAGAATATTGCTATCCTTGAGGCCATGGATGAACAGACACTTAAACTCATATTGCTCAAAGGCAATCGCATCCTGACGCATACTAAGCTCGAATACGCTCAACCCGATATTACCTACTTGCAATCCGTTATAACATCAGCGATTATGGACGCTTTCTGCGGTGAACTTAACCAGGCCCCGGCAGCAATTACTCGCCATGAAATTGACGAAGCACAAATTATATACAGCTATTTAAAAAGCAGCTCCTGCAGCTACATCATCGTGCAAGAGGATTGGCTTGCAGCCGACAATCATTCCCGTCTAGACACTGCGGTGGACGAGCTGTTGCGAATCTTTTTAAATGCTGCTCCAGCCCATTCGTATAATTTTTAA
- a CDS encoding S-layer homology domain-containing protein: MKKTLFINNAKKMTIACGILAASVSFGASAFAFSDLKGDPAEAKINSLHKEGIINGVDKDKFAPKSKVSFAQGIQFIVGGLNLTPKPAAGSSSSKASDYFDKVNDKSWYASAFLTAKQNGLSLDRTVDPNGTITRAQFAHLLTQALQSKGNFPVTLMYVDIKDGDKLSTEVINSLQILLNTHIATLDKNGNFRPNDAITRSEAAALTYDAAAFAKRVITSNDSPTTPTYETEVTLTKAGEGVNKATLTVNNLPNPGYGLVIERIEFGKDNTAVIYFNVTAPEPGKMYAQVITKASVTTYLPEGYKAIAKSVSGSTSYSSSATQ, from the coding sequence ATGAAAAAAACATTATTCATAAATAACGCTAAAAAAATGACTATAGCCTGCGGCATTTTGGCAGCGAGTGTGTCTTTTGGGGCATCCGCTTTTGCTTTTTCAGATTTGAAAGGTGATCCTGCGGAAGCAAAAATCAACTCTTTGCATAAAGAGGGGATTATAAACGGAGTAGACAAAGATAAATTTGCTCCTAAATCTAAGGTAAGCTTTGCGCAAGGGATACAATTCATCGTTGGGGGTCTGAATCTGACTCCGAAGCCAGCGGCGGGTAGTAGTTCTTCCAAAGCCAGTGATTATTTTGATAAAGTGAACGACAAATCCTGGTATGCTTCGGCCTTCCTGACTGCCAAACAAAATGGCCTTTCACTCGATCGGACTGTGGACCCTAACGGAACCATCACCCGTGCTCAGTTCGCTCACTTATTGACACAAGCACTGCAAAGTAAAGGTAACTTCCCGGTTACGCTGATGTATGTGGACATTAAAGATGGCGATAAACTCTCTACAGAGGTTATAAATAGCCTCCAGATCCTGTTGAATACACATATTGCTACACTCGATAAGAATGGTAATTTCCGGCCAAATGATGCCATTACCCGCTCGGAAGCAGCCGCTCTGACCTATGATGCAGCCGCTTTTGCCAAACGTGTAATTACGTCAAATGACAGCCCAACTACTCCAACCTACGAAACAGAGGTTACACTGACCAAAGCGGGTGAAGGCGTAAACAAAGCTACGCTGACCGTTAATAATCTACCTAACCCTGGATATGGGCTAGTGATTGAGCGAATCGAATTTGGAAAAGACAATACGGCTGTGATTTACTTTAACGTGACAGCTCCTGAACCAGGGAAAATGTACGCACAGGTGATCACAAAAGCATCTGTTACCACGTATCTGCCAGAGGGATATAAAGCGATCGCTAAATCGGTATCCGGATCTACATCTTATTCTTCTAGCGCTACGCAATAA
- a CDS encoding SDR family NAD(P)-dependent oxidoreductase has protein sequence MLDQRLQNKVAVVTGAGSGIGKATAIRFAQHGAKVYMLDRTPEESYETKREIESIGGIATVIECDVSNPGLVEESIRKVADEAQKIDIIFANAGINGTWAPIETLEIEDWDQTLDTNLRSTFATVKYAIPHMKENGGSIIITSSINGNRVFSNIGAAAYSSSKAGQVAFMKMAALELAQYGIRVNAVCPGSIDTQIGDNTDKSDDLQEVKIPVEFPEGNHPLENAPGKPEQVANLVLFLASDESFHVTGTEIYVDGAESLLRG, from the coding sequence ATGTTAGATCAACGTTTGCAAAATAAAGTTGCAGTAGTCACAGGCGCAGGGTCCGGTATTGGAAAAGCTACAGCCATAAGGTTTGCTCAGCACGGAGCTAAGGTATATATGCTTGACCGCACACCTGAGGAATCCTATGAAACTAAACGTGAAATTGAATCCATTGGAGGAATAGCTACAGTTATTGAATGCGATGTTTCCAATCCAGGTCTGGTCGAAGAAAGTATCCGTAAGGTTGCGGATGAAGCTCAGAAGATTGATATTATTTTTGCTAATGCTGGCATTAATGGTACATGGGCTCCCATCGAAACATTAGAAATCGAAGATTGGGACCAGACGCTAGATACCAACCTACGCAGTACCTTTGCCACAGTAAAATATGCGATCCCCCATATGAAAGAAAATGGCGGCAGCATCATTATCACTAGCTCCATTAACGGCAACCGAGTGTTCTCGAACATCGGCGCTGCTGCGTACTCCTCTTCCAAGGCTGGACAAGTCGCTTTTATGAAAATGGCTGCGCTAGAGCTGGCACAATACGGTATCCGCGTAAATGCGGTATGTCCTGGATCGATCGACACTCAAATTGGGGATAATACGGATAAGAGCGATGATCTTCAAGAAGTAAAGATTCCTGTAGAATTTCCGGAAGGCAATCATCCACTGGAAAATGCGCCCGGTAAACCTGAACAAGTAGCCAATCTGGTATTATTTCTCGCATCGGATGAATCTTTTCATGTGACAGGAACTGAGATTTATGTAGATGGTGCCGAATCGCTCCTGCGCGGATAA
- a CDS encoding TetM/TetW/TetO/TetS family tetracycline resistance ribosomal protection protein — protein MIQQQGAERINVGIFAHVDAGKTTTTEHILYESGRIRALGSVDSGTAMTDSMDVERQRGISVRAALASFKWKGVQINLVDTPGHVDFLSEVERSLRVMDCAVLILSAVEGVQAQSEMIWNALRKLGIPTLVFMNKMDRIGADPDAVLAQARNYLSSDIIPVQQPTGKEQEYIGAIDLWGSDADPAAQTELLEALAERDEDLLETYMSGSSIDLAAWKKYMKTASASGRFFPMVYGVAAKGLGITALLDAMVEYFPRAGGNVEGPVSGIVYNIQRDKSMGRMAFVRLYEGTIRNRDTVLNYTQDIQGKVTQIRKVEGGRTEDVGALEAGDIAVIYGLSGVRIGDVLGHPEAIPEEAKLAVPLLTVRVFWETDMDDHKVIGALQELADEDPLLDAQWLQDERELHIKVMGPIQLEILNSVLEERYGLKVTFGQPSVIYKETPASAGEGFIAYTMPKPCWAILRFQIEPGPPGSGLVYDSVVRSSDLLPQYQSETARRVPEALQQGLYGWEVTDLKVTLIEGQHHVWHTHPLDFAVATPIGIMDGLARVGTKLLEPVLQVRIVVPEENGGRVMNDLVQMRGTFEPPVLQGERMIIEGRLPLATSLDYPVTLSSYTKGRSTFTSFFAGYEECPSDVSAERTRRGVNPLDQAKYILSVRKALQG, from the coding sequence ATGATTCAGCAGCAGGGAGCAGAACGGATTAATGTGGGGATATTTGCCCATGTGGATGCCGGGAAGACGACTACAACAGAGCATATTTTGTATGAAAGCGGTCGCATTCGAGCGCTCGGCAGCGTAGACAGTGGGACAGCAATGACGGATTCTATGGATGTGGAGCGGCAGCGTGGGATATCCGTGCGGGCGGCATTAGCTTCTTTTAAATGGAAAGGTGTGCAGATCAACCTCGTCGATACACCGGGACATGTCGATTTTCTGTCCGAGGTTGAGCGGTCTTTGCGAGTAATGGACTGTGCAGTGCTAATTTTGTCTGCGGTGGAGGGCGTGCAGGCTCAAAGTGAGATGATCTGGAACGCGCTGCGGAAGCTGGGAATACCGACGCTTGTTTTTATGAACAAAATGGATCGTATAGGTGCAGACCCTGACGCTGTGCTGGCGCAAGCGCGAAATTATTTATCTAGTGATATCATTCCTGTACAGCAACCCACTGGGAAAGAGCAGGAGTACATAGGTGCAATAGATTTGTGGGGGAGCGATGCCGATCCTGCTGCACAGACTGAATTGTTGGAGGCATTGGCTGAGCGGGATGAAGATCTGCTAGAGACGTATATGTCAGGTAGTTCGATTGATCTTGCAGCTTGGAAAAAATATATGAAGACAGCTTCCGCTTCAGGACGCTTCTTTCCCATGGTTTATGGCGTTGCCGCCAAGGGGCTTGGCATTACTGCATTGCTGGACGCGATGGTTGAGTATTTTCCACGTGCTGGTGGGAATGTTGAGGGTCCGGTGTCCGGCATTGTCTACAATATTCAGCGTGATAAAAGTATGGGGCGGATGGCGTTTGTCCGTCTTTATGAAGGGACGATCCGTAACCGCGACACGGTGCTGAACTATACGCAGGATATTCAGGGGAAAGTGACCCAGATCCGCAAGGTAGAGGGCGGACGTACTGAAGATGTAGGAGCACTGGAAGCGGGAGATATCGCTGTTATTTATGGTCTTTCAGGGGTGCGGATCGGAGATGTGCTCGGCCATCCCGAGGCGATTCCAGAGGAAGCGAAGCTGGCTGTGCCGCTACTAACGGTACGTGTATTCTGGGAAACTGATATGGATGATCATAAGGTTATTGGCGCATTGCAGGAGCTGGCAGATGAAGATCCGCTCTTGGATGCGCAGTGGCTGCAGGATGAGCGGGAGCTGCATATCAAAGTGATGGGGCCTATCCAGCTGGAGATTCTGAACAGTGTTCTGGAGGAACGGTATGGCCTAAAGGTTACCTTTGGTCAGCCATCTGTCATTTATAAAGAAACGCCAGCCTCTGCTGGAGAAGGCTTCATCGCCTATACGATGCCGAAGCCGTGCTGGGCGATTCTGCGGTTTCAGATTGAGCCTGGACCTCCTGGCAGTGGTTTAGTCTACGATTCGGTAGTTCGGAGTTCCGATCTGCTGCCGCAATATCAGAGCGAGACCGCACGCCGTGTGCCAGAAGCCTTGCAACAGGGCTTGTACGGCTGGGAGGTTACCGATCTTAAAGTGACTTTGATCGAGGGCCAGCATCATGTATGGCATACCCATCCACTGGATTTTGCGGTAGCGACTCCAATAGGGATTATGGATGGACTCGCCCGGGTAGGCACTAAGCTGCTGGAGCCGGTTCTTCAGGTTCGCATCGTAGTCCCTGAGGAGAATGGTGGCCGTGTGATGAACGACCTCGTACAGATGCGTGGCACCTTCGAGCCACCTGTGCTGCAAGGCGAGCGGATGATCATCGAAGGGCGTTTGCCGCTGGCAACATCGCTTGATTATCCCGTTACTTTAAGCTCCTATACGAAGGGGCGTAGTACGTTCACTTCTTTTTTTGCCGGCTATGAAGAATGTCCATCAGATGTATCGGCAGAGCGCACCCGCCGGGGTGTGAACCCACTGGATCAGGCGAAATATATATTAAGCGTGCGAAAGGCGCTGCAGGGGTGA
- a CDS encoding GNAT family N-acetyltransferase, with protein sequence MKIREATASDIDGIAFVHAMSWKSTYKGLISDEFLDKITVEARSKRWIENFENPNKDEVMYVAEDEAGMIIGFANGGARREPDLYDGELYALYLLKEHQGKGLGKRLIRSVAQNLLEKNYSSFMTWVLVGNPAIHFYHSVGGESISSIEVKIGDELLEEIKIGWKDIRVIGI encoded by the coding sequence ATGAAGATCAGAGAAGCAACAGCTAGTGATATAGACGGGATCGCTTTCGTCCATGCTATGAGTTGGAAAAGCACGTATAAAGGACTAATATCAGATGAGTTTCTTGATAAAATCACAGTGGAAGCTAGAAGTAAGCGCTGGATTGAGAATTTTGAAAATCCCAATAAAGACGAGGTTATGTATGTGGCTGAAGATGAGGCTGGGATGATCATTGGCTTTGCAAATGGAGGGGCGCGAAGAGAGCCGGATCTCTACGATGGGGAGCTTTACGCACTTTATTTGCTTAAGGAACACCAAGGAAAAGGTCTTGGGAAGCGGCTCATAAGAAGCGTAGCACAGAACTTATTGGAGAAAAATTATAGTTCATTCATGACTTGGGTGCTGGTGGGCAATCCTGCGATTCATTTCTACCACAGCGTTGGGGGAGAGTCTATCTCAAGTATAGAAGTTAAGATAGGGGATGAGTTATTAGAAGAAATAAAAATAGGATGGAAAGACATTCGAGTTATAGGGATTTGA
- a CDS encoding RsiV family protein translates to MDKQIKKIIEDYNKLPIPEELDFVVSKALKKRKIRRIRYQWISGISAAALFFVIGINVNVNIANAFSAIPGVDSIVKVLTFREYKVDEQTYNADIKVPIITNLENKELESTLNEKYLEENKKLYDEFQAETESLKQSGEGHLGVDTGFEVKTDNAELFAISRYVVNTVGSSSTTVQHDTIDKKNQILLSLPMLFKDDRYISIISENIKEQMRSQMKADEEIFYWISTDEPNEDLFYQFENIAKDQDFYINDKYQLVISFNKYDVAPGYMGVREFIIPTDVIADALVSRTYIK, encoded by the coding sequence ATGGATAAGCAAATCAAAAAAATTATAGAAGATTATAACAAACTCCCTATTCCTGAGGAATTAGATTTCGTTGTAAGTAAAGCATTAAAAAAAAGGAAGATAAGAAGAATCCGTTACCAGTGGATTTCTGGAATTAGTGCGGCAGCTCTCTTTTTCGTGATTGGGATTAATGTCAATGTTAACATTGCCAACGCCTTCTCCGCTATTCCTGGTGTAGACAGTATTGTTAAAGTGCTAACTTTTAGAGAATACAAAGTGGATGAGCAGACCTATAACGCAGACATAAAGGTCCCCATCATTACTAACCTAGAGAATAAAGAGCTGGAATCGACTCTGAATGAAAAATATCTCGAAGAAAACAAAAAACTATATGATGAGTTTCAAGCAGAGACGGAGTCTTTAAAGCAATCCGGAGAGGGACATTTAGGGGTAGATACAGGCTTTGAGGTTAAAACGGACAATGCTGAGTTATTTGCTATTAGCAGATACGTGGTAAATACCGTAGGTTCATCGTCAACAACAGTGCAGCACGATACGATAGACAAGAAGAATCAAATCCTGCTAAGTCTGCCCATGTTATTTAAGGATGATCGATATATCAGTATCATAAGTGAAAATATTAAAGAACAGATGCGCTCCCAAATGAAAGCAGATGAGGAGATATTCTATTGGATTTCAACAGATGAACCCAATGAAGACCTTTTTTATCAATTTGAAAATATAGCTAAAGATCAAGATTTCTATATCAACGATAAGTACCAGCTGGTTATTTCCTTTAACAAATATGATGTGGCTCCAGGCTACATGGGCGTTAGAGAATTCATCATTCCAACAGATGTTATTGCAGATGCTCTGGTCAGCCGTACGTACATTAAATAA
- a CDS encoding sigma-70 family RNA polymerase sigma factor, protein MLKRNKEKLLTLCITDNKENIYRLAYSYVKNKEDALDVVQESIYKALSSIGLLKNPESIKSWLFRIVVTTSLDFLRKHKRVQPIDDEVLDFFIPGAEDVYPDIDLERSLDDLPLKYRNVIVLRYIEDLKIEEVAEVLNENVNTVKTRLYQALQLLRVNMQEESSKEIN, encoded by the coding sequence ATGCTTAAGAGGAATAAAGAGAAATTACTCACTCTTTGTATTACAGATAACAAGGAGAACATATACCGTCTAGCTTACAGCTATGTGAAGAACAAAGAGGATGCATTAGATGTTGTTCAGGAATCCATTTATAAAGCGCTCTCCTCTATAGGGTTACTAAAGAACCCAGAATCCATAAAGAGTTGGTTGTTTAGAATCGTAGTAACTACCTCTCTGGATTTTCTGAGGAAACATAAAAGAGTTCAACCTATAGATGATGAAGTACTCGACTTTTTTATCCCTGGTGCGGAAGACGTGTATCCAGATATTGATTTAGAAAGATCACTGGATGATCTCCCCCTTAAGTATCGAAATGTCATCGTCCTTAGATATATCGAGGATTTAAAGATCGAGGAAGTTGCGGAAGTATTAAATGAAAACGTCAATACAGTAAAGACTAGGCTATATCAAGCACTCCAGTTATTAAGAGTCAACATGCAGGAAGAATCCTCAAAGGAGATCAATTAG